In Pecten maximus chromosome 10, xPecMax1.1, whole genome shotgun sequence, one genomic interval encodes:
- the LOC117336082 gene encoding uncharacterized protein LOC117336082, protein MALDTFDVAEFEKHLTANEFGKTFIYKDITETTMDDAFKAAKEGKPNGTAIMAEQQSKARGMKNRKWNAQNTGNIYISYIYHRQAVLEDRVKDECLMEVSGALSVFMALQDIGVEDINIKWLNDIWVRGHKMAGILVEDKGPLDHDESKHLCIVGIGVNLNADVRRHPELHMISTSARSQLQGNIVNREQFLAKMSKYLEELLPLTKEDLFQRAIKYQLFQLGEQVKIHSDLDEKVIDGTLEEFLDDWSIRLKDDRGEVLTAMSDHYSIRPCSTSTVYVYNGKMACPWSSAALLRCMLSLVNTTHTTVTFLSDSKMAEGLWKKDAAMLAIGEIVLNTEDISRAHQTFTNIHGFINNGGVVMMMGNVPRMFTTYLQSASPTEMTCNLKPTHVADNAVLGRLVALDLKCGDLTQMFGFSHQKEDVAVTGGQTSEVLACYENREAAVVISTYGEGSCVLLGFNAEITYVEECIHLSDTELHNLRDTVFVRDELLLCILKKFGL, encoded by the exons ATGGCGCTTGATACTTTTGATGTGGCGGAATTCGAGAAACATCTAACTGCAAATGAATTTGgaaagacatttatatataaggatATAACGGAAACAACAATGGACGATGCTTTCAAGGCTGCAAAGGAAG gGAAACCAAATGGTACTGCCATTATGGCTGAACAGCAGTCTAAAGCTAGAGGAATGAAGAACCGAAAATGGAATGCACAGAACACAGGGAACATATACATCTCCTATATCTACCATAGACAAGCTGTTCTCGAG GACAGAGTAAAAGACGAGTGTCTCATGGAGGTTTCCGGCGCTCTGTCTGTCTTCATGGCTCTACAGGACATTGGAGTGGAAGATATCAACATCAAGTGGTTAAATGACATCTGGGTCAGAGGTCATAAAATGGCAGGGATATTGGTGGAGGATAAAGGGCCACTGGACc ATGATGAATCAAAACACCTGTGCATTGTTGGTATCGGTGTGAATTTGAATGCTGATGTGCGCAGACACCCAGAGCTTCATATGATATCAACCAGCGCCCGCAGTCAGCTGCAGGGCAATATTGTTAACAGAGAGCAGTTCCTGGCAAAAATGAGCAAATACCTGGAGGAGTTGTTACCTCTCACAAAGGAAGATTTGTTTCAAAGGGCGATAAAATACCAACTTTTCCAGCTCGGTGAGCAAGTCAAGATCCATAGTGATCTCGACGAAAAGGTGATAGATGGAACACTAGAAGAATTTCTGGACGACTGGTCCATCAGACTCAAAG ATGACAGAGGTGAGGTATTGACAGCCATGTCAGACCACTACTCCATACGACCTTGTTCGACCTCTACTGTGTATGTGTACAATGGCAAGATGGCCTGTCCTTGGAGCTCTGCAGCCCTGCTCAGATGTATGTTATCGCTTGTGAACACGACTCACACGACCGTGACCTTTCTCAGTGATTCCAAGATGGCGGAAG GACTTTGGAAAAAAGACGCCGCTATGTTGGCTATAGGAGAGATTGTCCTGAATACCGAGGATATCAGCCGTGCTCACCAGACCTTTACAAATATACATGGATTTATAAACAACGGAGGGGTGGTCATGATGATGGGGAATGTGCCCAGAATGTTTACAACGTACCTACAGTCAGCATCACCTACAG AAATGACTTGCAATTTGAAGCCAACACATGTGGCTGATAATGCTGTGCTTGGTCGCTTGGTTGCCTTGGATTTGAAGTGTGGAGACCTTACTCAAATGTTTGGCTTCAGCCATCAGAAAGAGGATGTGGCAGTTACTGGAGGACAGACCTCCGAGGTTCTGGCTTGCTATGAAAACCGTGAGGCAGCTGTGGTCATCTCTACATATGGCGAGGGTTCGTGTGTGTTGCTGGGCTTCAACGCTGAGATCACATATGTGGAGGAATGTATTCATTTATCAGATACTGAGCTCCATAATCTGAGAGATACTGTGTTTGTGAGGGATGAACTTCTACTTTGTATCCTGAAAAAGTTTGGCTTGTGA